CGAGTTGACCCCGGCAGTCTCCTATGAGTTCCCACCATCACGTGCTGGCAACATAGAACGAGGGTTGCGCTCGTTGCGGGACTTAACCCAACATCTCACGACACGAGCTGACGACAACCATGCACCACCTGTACACCAGCTCCAAAGAGAAGAACTGTTTCCAGAACGGTCCAGTGTATGTCAAGCCTTGGTAAGGTTCTTCGCGTTGCATCGAATTAATCCGCATGCTCCGCCGCTTGTGCGGGCCCCCGTCAATTCCTTTGAGTTTTAGCCTTGCGACCGTACTCCCCAGGCGGGGCACTTAATGCGTTAGCTACGGCGCGGAGAACGTGGAATGCCCCCCACACCTAGTGCCCAACGTTTACGGCATGGACTACCAGGGTATCTAATCCTGTTCGCTCCCCATGCTTTCGCTCCTCAGTGTCAGTTACAGCCCAGAGTCCCGCCTTCGCCACCGGTGTTCCTCCTGATATCTGCGCATTTCACCGCTACACCAGGAATTCCAGACTCCCCTACTGCACTCTAGTCAGCCCGTACCCACTGCACGCGCAACGTTAAGCGTTGCGTTTCCACAGCAGACGTGACCAACCACCTACGAGCTCTTTACGCCCAATAATTCCGGACAACGCTCGTACCCTACGTATTACCGCGGCTGCTGGCACGTAGTTAGCCGGTACTTCTTCTGCAGGTACCGTCACTTTCGCTTCTTCCCTGCTGAAAGCGGTTTACAACCCGAAGGCCGTCATCCCGCACGCTGCGTCGCTGCATCAGGGTTTCCCCCATTGTGCAATATTCCCCACTGCTGCCTCCCGTAGGAGTCTGGGCCGTGTCTCAGTCCCAGTGTGGCCGGTCGCCCTCTCAGGCCGGCTACCCGTCGTCGCCTTGGTAGGCCATTACCCCACCAACAAGCTGATAGGCCGCGAGCCCATCCCCAATCGAAAAACTTTCCACCACCCAACATGCGTCAGATGGTCATATCCGGTATTAGACCCAGTTTCCCAGGCTTATCCCGAAATCAGGGGCAGGTTACTCACGTGTTACTCACCCGTTCGCCACTCATCCACCAGGTGCAAGCACCCGGCTTCAGCGTTCGACTTGCATGTGTTAAGCACGCAGCCAGCGTTCGTCCTGAGCCAGGATCAAACTCTCCATAAAAAAATTATGTTACGAATGAATCCCAGCAAGACAGCCAACACACGACCACGGGGTGATCGCAGTTGACCAAAAAATACTCCCAACCAAACACGAAGACCACCCCACCACATGCGGACGGTTCAGCGAAGAACCACCCACACCAGGGTGAACCATGTTCGATCAGGTGATTGTCTCACCAGAAAAATACATGTTCTGGCATCACAACTTGTTCAAACAAACACGCTATTGGATTCTCAAACCACAAACACACACCCATCACCACACCACACAAAAACAGCATGTTCACTGGGGGTATCAGTTTCATTTTCCGCTGCCCACCCGATGTTCTGACCCCCGGATCAAACCGTGTTTGTCCTGGTCAGACCCGGTAGAAACCCTGTCTCAGTGACGGTGTTTCCGGCGGGGCAACGAGATATAACTCTAGACCAGGCAAACCCGACCACGCAAATCCAAAACCGACTTTCCCCACGTGACACCCACCACACGATCCTCGGCGCACAATGGTGCCCCTTGCGAAGAGGCCGGCTGAGTCCCAGTCTCTTCGACTGCCGAGCCCGAATACCGAGCGATTCAGCGGCCCGTGCGGATAGCTTTGCGCAGGCGTACAAGCTGCGCGTCGATGACAGTCCCCATCTCGGAGATCTCTGCCCGTCGGATCCCGCGTTCGACAGCCTGCGCCCTCCACCCCTCGACTGCACTCACGACCTCATTCAGCATCGACACAGCGGTCGGCTTCGAGAGGTGGCAGAGAGCGGCGAACTCGAGCAGCGCTTCGGCCTCGAACTCCGCGGACACGACGCCGTTGATAGCGGTCTGCCGTTCGACTGCGGCTTCCGGTTCCGGGTTGATATCGAAAGCCGGGCTCAGCTGCCATCCCGCGTCAGATCGAATGAATCCATGGTTACGCAAGTGATCATCCGTATTGTGCAATGCCACTGAGAACGCCACTCGGCGAAACAATTCAGCGCAGTCGCTGCGCCAGCGTCGGCTGTGGTCTTCGATCGCTTCGACGATATCGAGATAGTCACCGGCTTCTCCGTCCCGACGCCCGGTTGCTGTCATCGCGCTCATATATCCGACTCGACGGTCGGCCGTGCGATCGAACCTCTGCAGAAGAAGCACGGATCTCTCGTCAATGCGCAGTAGCCGAGATTCAGAGGTGTCGATTCCGGCGCTGCGGGCAAGGTCGAGCGTCAGGCCCTCCCACGCGATGATGTCCCGCTCATCGCCGGGACGGGAGAACTTCGCGATCAGCAGCCGGCCTTCATCGTCTGCCACAGATGCTTTGGGGCGCGCGCCACCCAGAGACCCTGTCCCCGCATCGAGAAGACGCTTCACCGCCTGGTCCGACCCTTCTCCGGCCCCATCCGCAGACCGCTGCAGCTCAGGCAAGGAGAGCAGCTTCGGCACACGGCTCGTCGGGCTGAGGAAATCCTCGTCAACAGTACGACGAAACCTCAGAGCCCCCTGCCGAGTGCGATCACTGACTCCAAGCAGGAAGTCGATGTCGGTCAGACGGCGGTCACGAACGATGCCTTCGGCCACTTGCCTCCGATGCTCCTTCGCTACGAGATTACGACCCCACCGGTCAGGAGAGCAGTCGGCGAATGCACCT
Above is a window of Brevibacterium siliguriense DNA encoding:
- a CDS encoding type II toxin-antitoxin system HipA family toxin codes for the protein MSEQIRVETDYGGTAVFVGTAYFHIARGQISTTFKYSDEYAGARWAYSIDPELPLSTAPFNVPGLPGAFADCSPDRWGRNLVAKEHRRQVAEGIVRDRRLTDIDFLLGVSDRTRQGALRFRRTVDEDFLSPTSRVPKLLSLPELQRSADGAGEGSDQAVKRLLDAGTGSLGGARPKASVADDEGRLLIAKFSRPGDERDIIAWEGLTLDLARSAGIDTSESRLLRIDERSVLLLQRFDRTADRRVGYMSAMTATGRRDGEAGDYLDIVEAIEDHSRRWRSDCAELFRRVAFSVALHNTDDHLRNHGFIRSDAGWQLSPAFDINPEPEAAVERQTAINGVVSAEFEAEALLEFAALCHLSKPTAVSMLNEVVSAVEGWRAQAVERGIRRAEISEMGTVIDAQLVRLRKAIRTGR